Below is a window of Desulfurellaceae bacterium DNA.
AGCCGTTCTTGGGGTCCTGCCTCGGGCTGTCCGCGCGCGCTATCGGCTGACAGGTAGGACACGTGCCAGCCGGTGATAAAGTCGCGCAGCGCTGCCACGCGCGGGTGCTCGGCGAACTGCCCTGGCGCGTTGACTGCCAGCAGGTCGGGGGATTTGAGCGGAATATCCGTCCGCCGTTCTTGGCTGTTAGGTCGGTCTCCGCTGATGGCCTGACCCTGGCCCTGGCGATAGTCAAGGAAACGAAACGGTTGCCCATAACTCCCCCGCTTCCAGCGCAGCCACTCCTCCACGACCACCGGTGCGCGGTCACGTTCATCAACGACCAGATGAAACGACCAGATGATAGGTGACGAGCGGGTAGCCGGGCTCACGATACTTGATCTCGATGGTCACCGGTCCCTCTGCACCGCGCGTCTTCAGTTCCCTGGCCCGCCCACGTTTATCCCAAGCCCGGCGCAGCCCCAGTTCAAAGCACTCGGCGAGAAATGCGAACACGTCAAAGACCGTTGACTTGCCGCTCCCGCTGGGGCCGAGCAGCACGGTCAAGGGCGTCATTTTCTTAAATTCGGCTTCCCGCAGCGCCCGGAAATTCTGTACCTTCAGAGACTCAATGCGCGCCGGGGAATGTTGCCGGTTTCCGGACATGGCAAAGCGCCGCTGAACCTATGCGTTTTCATCCTCATTCCTCATCGGGCACATCCCGCCCCAGCCAAGGCATCAGGCGTGAGCCGGAGGGCGCGGCCATTCTGGCCAGCCAGCCGGCCCGCCGGGTGAGTTTCTTTTGCGCCACGATGGTCTTGTCCATCAGCAGGGCTTGGAGCGCGTTCAGCCAGCACTCGTAGTAGGTCGGCCTCGCGTCAGACGGCTGGCGGTCGGCCTCGCCGATGGCGGCGATCAGCCGCTGCTGGAACTCCGCCCAGGCGAAGTGGCCCCGCTCACACAGAGCCACCGCCATGGCAAAGGCAATGCCT
It encodes the following:
- a CDS encoding nitrile hydratase accessory protein — its product is MAGPTALPRQSGELLFQDPWEGIAFAMAVALCERGHFAWAEFQQRLIAAIGEADRQPSDARPTYYECWLNALQALLMDKTIVAQKKLTRRAGWLARMAAPSGSRLMPWLGRDVPDEE
- a CDS encoding AAA family ATPase; its protein translation is MSGNRQHSPARIESLKVQNFRALREAEFKKMTPLTVLLGPSGSGKSTVFDVFAFLAECFELGLRRAWDKRGRARELKTRGAEGPVTIEIKYREPGYPLVTYHLVVSSGR